In Candidatus Cybelea sp., the following proteins share a genomic window:
- a CDS encoding pyridoxal phosphate-dependent aminotransferase — translation MNPRVAEISASLIREIAAKKRTSSIDLGLGEPTIMPRMDHFHLAIDRVREAGVKYTPNAGDPALREAIARHYAYPEMDRRENVCVTIGSQEAMYATLKTLLDPSRDELLVVGPAFPSYVKMATLEGVPVRTATLREDEDFAFDPEAIFAAVGERTRAIVICSPCNPTARLISGRSAKALSARLERSGIWLIHDEIYREQIFVENAADLAQIYPQTIVVNSLSKSNSMTGLRLGWILGPADFIEAATKVHAWLASCADTFSQYVALDVFSARGNLSEFTPWYREQRDRVVAALQESGLRFIEPEGSFYACVRLPGDTSSLEAANELIERFDVVTIPGIAFGKEMESWLRLSWVSPIERVRDGIGRIAEYCAQRAPAG, via the coding sequence GTGAACCCGCGCGTCGCTGAAATTTCCGCCTCGCTCATTCGCGAGATTGCCGCGAAGAAGCGGACGAGCTCGATCGATCTCGGCTTAGGCGAGCCCACGATCATGCCGAGGATGGATCACTTTCACCTGGCGATCGACCGCGTCCGGGAAGCGGGCGTGAAGTACACGCCCAACGCCGGCGATCCCGCCTTGCGCGAAGCGATCGCGCGGCACTACGCGTATCCGGAGATGGACCGTCGCGAAAACGTCTGCGTCACGATCGGCTCCCAAGAGGCGATGTACGCAACGCTGAAGACGCTCCTCGACCCGAGCCGTGACGAGCTGCTCGTCGTCGGGCCGGCCTTCCCGTCCTACGTGAAGATGGCGACGCTCGAAGGCGTGCCCGTTCGCACGGCGACGCTGCGCGAGGATGAAGATTTTGCGTTCGATCCGGAGGCGATCTTCGCCGCGGTCGGCGAGCGCACGCGGGCAATCGTGATCTGCTCCCCCTGCAATCCAACGGCGCGCCTCATCTCGGGCCGGTCGGCGAAGGCGTTGAGCGCCCGGCTCGAGCGCAGCGGGATCTGGCTGATCCACGACGAGATCTACCGCGAACAGATCTTCGTCGAGAACGCCGCGGACCTCGCACAGATCTACCCCCAGACGATCGTCGTGAACTCGTTGAGCAAGAGTAATTCGATGACGGGCCTGCGCTTGGGGTGGATCCTCGGACCGGCCGATTTTATCGAAGCCGCGACCAAAGTTCACGCGTGGCTGGCCTCGTGTGCAGACACGTTCTCACAGTACGTTGCGCTCGACGTCTTTTCGGCGCGCGGCAATCTCTCCGAGTTCACGCCGTGGTACCGCGAGCAGCGCGACCGGGTCGTTGCGGCACTCCAAGAGAGCGGTCTGCGTTTCATCGAGCCGGAGGGGAGCTTTTACGCGTGCGTTCGCCTTCCCGGAGACACGTCGTCGCTCGAGGCTGCAAACGAGCTCATCGAGCGTTTCGACGTTGTGACGATTCCCGGGATCGCCTTCGGTAAAGAGATGGAGAGCTGGCTGCGCCTGAGCTGGGTTTCACCGATCGAGCGCGTGCGCGACGGGATCGGGCGAATCGCGGAGTACTGCGCGCAGCGAGCCCCGGCCGGGTAG
- a CDS encoding aldehyde dehydrogenase family protein — GKFVERRGFFYEPTVVSDVEPGMAMFEEEVFGPAAAVIRASGRERAISLANDSRFGLGANIWSRDVALAEQLAARMEAGSVFINGMVTSDPRLPFGGIKKSGYGRELSAFGIHEFVNVQTVWIGP; from the coding sequence GGCAAGTTTGTTGAGCGGCGCGGCTTTTTCTACGAACCGACCGTCGTTTCGGACGTCGAGCCCGGAATGGCGATGTTCGAGGAAGAGGTCTTCGGGCCGGCGGCCGCCGTGATTCGCGCGAGCGGCCGCGAGCGCGCGATCTCGCTGGCAAACGACTCGCGCTTTGGGTTGGGCGCGAACATCTGGTCGCGCGACGTCGCACTCGCCGAGCAGCTCGCCGCCCGGATGGAAGCGGGCAGCGTCTTCATCAACGGGATGGTAACAAGCGATCCTCGCCTGCCGTTCGGCGGCATCAAAAAGAGCGGCTACGGCCGCGAGCTCTCCGCTTTCGGAATCCACGAGTTCGTCAACGTCCAGACCGTTTGGATCGGACCGTAA
- a CDS encoding 2,3,4,5-tetrahydropyridine-2,6-dicarboxylate N-succinyltransferase, with protein MTTDELQSRIEALARGDGDVRGREGRAVDRVIELLDEGELRVAEPRDGDWVTHAWLKRAILLYFARRGVEWIGNRDRDALIYYDKLPVKRNYKRLGVRCVPPGVARYGSFLGRSVILMPGYVNIGAYVDAGSMIDTWATVGSCAQIGKRVHLSGGVGIGGVLEPPQAAPVIVEDGAFIGSRCVVVEGVRVEREAVLGAGVVLTASTPIVDVRQPEPVRSKGVVPARAVMIPGTLPKQFPAGEYGTPCALIVGTRNESTDLKTSLNAALREYELAV; from the coding sequence GTGACGACCGACGAACTCCAATCGCGGATCGAGGCGCTGGCGCGCGGGGACGGCGACGTGCGCGGCCGCGAGGGGCGCGCCGTCGATCGGGTCATCGAGTTGCTCGACGAGGGCGAGCTGCGCGTCGCCGAGCCGCGTGACGGCGATTGGGTAACGCACGCATGGCTTAAGCGAGCAATTCTGCTCTACTTTGCTCGACGGGGGGTGGAGTGGATCGGCAATCGCGATCGGGATGCGCTCATCTACTACGATAAGCTTCCCGTCAAACGGAATTATAAGCGGCTCGGGGTGCGCTGCGTTCCCCCGGGGGTCGCGCGCTACGGCAGCTTTCTCGGACGCAGCGTGATCTTGATGCCGGGCTACGTCAACATCGGCGCGTACGTCGACGCCGGCAGCATGATCGACACCTGGGCGACGGTCGGATCGTGCGCGCAGATCGGCAAGCGGGTACACCTCTCGGGCGGTGTGGGAATCGGCGGCGTGCTCGAGCCGCCCCAAGCCGCCCCGGTGATCGTCGAGGACGGTGCCTTCATCGGCTCGCGCTGCGTCGTGGTCGAAGGCGTGCGCGTGGAGCGCGAGGCGGTCCTCGGCGCCGGCGTCGTGCTGACGGCCAGCACGCCGATCGTCGACGTGCGTCAACCCGAGCCGGTTCGCAGCAAGGGAGTCGTTCCCGCACGCGCCGTCATGATTCCCGGGACGCTCCCAAAGCAGTTTCCCGCCGGTGAGTACGGGACGCCCTGCGCGCTGATCGTCGGGACGCGCAACGAATCGACCGATTTGAAAACCTCGCTTAACGCAGCGCTGCGCGAGTACGAGCTCGCCGTCTGA